The following proteins are encoded in a genomic region of Gossypium hirsutum isolate 1008001.06 chromosome D05, Gossypium_hirsutum_v2.1, whole genome shotgun sequence:
- the LOC107942766 gene encoding lysM domain receptor-like kinase 3 has translation MCRSKKSTDVIRPRSSNSKGPSFSPSSRKPKTSKSSSSLSQPSSSTSITNNSVLSSGYFDNNSSYYNSFSTQASKNLSSIRDSLPENPHIYDFSDICLATDNFRSNRFSSSSASSSWLCNLQGLETSFTHNHIKITSIIVAEGSLMAKICHFGTAELCGEVTTDEESSKTLGRSKSKVMKIEGTRGYMAPELQFTGLVTQKCDVYAFGVVILELLSGKEALKFLVDEESGGYQRVSVIDTAREAAAGGSAGVRTWIDRRLKDSFPVDVAEKMVLVALECVEEDPKKRPDMDKVAGQVSKLYLESKNWADNIGLPTDISVSIAPR, from the exons ATGTGCAGATCTAAAAAAAGCACAGATGTAATCCGACCAagatcatcaaattcaaaaggacCATCTTTTTCACCTTCATCTCGAAAACCCAAAACCTCGAAATCTTCATCTTCTTTGTCTCAACCATCTTCCTCCACTTCCATAACCAACAATTCAGTCCTTTCTTCGGGCTACTTCGATAACAACTCTTCATATTACAACTCATTTTCAACCCAAGCCTCCAAAAATCTCTCATCTATCAGAGATTCTCTCCCTGAAAATCCCCATATCTATGATTTCTCAGACATCTGCTTGGCCACCGATAACTTCCGGTCGAACCGGTTTTCATCTTCTTCGGCTTCGTCCTCATGGCTTTGTAACCTTCAAG GTCTTGAAACTAGCTTCACTCATAACCATATAAAGATCACAAGTATCATAGTCGCTGAAGGTTCATTAATGGCAAAAATTTGCCATTTTGGCACTGCTGAATTATGTGGGGAGGTGACAACAGATGAGGAATCATCAAAAACTCTAGGAAGATCAAAGAGTAAAGTTATGAAAATTGAAGGAACAAGGGGTTACATGGCACCTGAGCTTCAATTCACTGGTTTAGTGACTCAGAAATGTGATGTTTACGCATTTGGGGTTGTGATTTTGGAGCTGTTGAGTGGAAAGGAAGCTTTGAAGTTCTTGGTTGATGAAGAGAGTGGAGGGTACCAAAGAGTGAGTGTTATAGACACTGCTAGGGAGGCTGCGGCCGGTGGCAGTGCAGGGGTGAGGACTTGGATAGATAGGAGGTTGAAGGACTCTTTTCCTGTGGATGTAGCTGAGAAGATGGTGTTGGTGGCATTGGAATGTGTTGAGGAAGATCCAAAGAAAAGGCCTGATATGGACAAAGTTGCAGGGCAAGTTTCAAAGTTGTATTTGGAGTCTAAGAATTGGGCTGATAATATTGGTTTGCCTACTGATATATCTGTCTCAATAGCTCCAAGGTAA
- the LOC107942767 gene encoding serine/threonine-protein kinase PCRK1: MKCFHFNSKVKNDEPRTTKSISIQSSTSPVSMSTDNDVRRSGSESNSQNVSDFSSGSSTTKNSFAVMSQRRSNLREFTFLELKTATKNFSRSLMIGEGGFGAVYRGLIRSSEDSHKKIDIAVKQLSRSGFQGHKEWVTEVNVLGVVEHQNLVKLVGYCAEDDERGIQRLLIYEYMPNRSVQDHLSARFQTTLSWATRLKIARDAARGLAFLHEGMDFQIIFRDFKSSNILLDEQWNAKLSDFGLARLGPSDGLSHVSTAVVGTIGYAAPEYIQTGRLTIKSDVWSYGVFLYELITGRRPLDRNRPKGEEKLLEWVRPHISNIKKFRLIIDPRLDGKYSLKSAHKLAAVANKCLTRQAKLRPKMSEVLEMVDGIVESAEMVMPQPDLKCSNLNTNFELSKTESLRRRLLDLIPGGKGCLMWRKIVTTC, encoded by the exons ATGAAGTGCTTTCATTTCAATAGTAAAGTGAAAAATGATGAACCAAGAACTACGAAGTCCATTTCAATTCAGTCCTCCACCTCTCCTGTTTCCATGTCAACAGATAACGATGTGAGAAGATCTGGGTCTGAGTCAAATTCCCAGAATGTCTCAGATTTTAGCTCAGGTTCATCCACAACCAAGAACTCGTTTGCTGTTATGTCTCAAAGACGAAGTAATCTGAGAGAGTTCACATTCTTGGAGTTGAAGACTGCAACAAAGAACTTCAGCCGATCCCTGATGATTGGTGAAGGTGGATTTGGTGCTGTTTATAGGGGTCTAATCCGAAGTTCTGAAGATTCCCACAAGAAAATTGATATTGCTGTTAAACAGCTCAGTAGAAGCGGGTTTCAG GGACACAAAGAATGGGTGACAGAAGTAAATGTTTTAGGGGTAGTTGAACACCAAAATCTGGTGAAATTAGTGGGTTACTGTGCTGAGGATGATGAAAGAGGAATACAGAGACTACTGATATATGAATATATGCCCAACAGAAGTGTGCAGGATCATTTGTCAGCTCGGTTTCAAACAACTCTTTCTTGGGCAACCAGGTTGAAAATTGCCCGAGATGCCGCCCGAGGCTTAGCTTTCCTCCATGAAGGAATGGATTTTCAG ATTATCTTCAGAGATTTCAAGTCTTCAAATATACTGTTGGATGAACAATGGAATGCTAAGCTTTCAGACTTTGGGTTGGCCAGATTAGGGCCTTCAGATGGATTAAGCCACGTCTCAACTGCG GTTGTAGGAACCATTGGATATGCAGCACCTGAATACATTCAAACAGGACGCCTTACAATCAAAAGTGATGTTTGGAGCTATGGAGTTTTCCTCTATGAACTCATCACTGGCAGGCGTCCATTGGATCGGAACCGTCCCAAAGGCGAGGAAAAGCTCTTGGAATGGGTGCGACCGCACATCTCCAATATAAAAAAGTTCAGGTTGATCATTGACCCTAGGCTTGATGGCAAGTATTCGCTCAAGTCGGCTCATAAACTTGCAGCAGTGGCCAACAAATGCTTGACACGCCAAGCTAAATTGCGACCCAAAATGAGTGAAGTTCTGGAAATGGTGGATGGGATTGTTGAATCAGCTGAAATGGTGATGCCCCAACCGGATTTAAAGTGTTCAAATCTAAACACCAATTTTGAATTGTCGAAAACAGAGAGCTTAAGAAGAAGGCTGTTGGATCTAATACCTGGGGGTAAAGGGTGTTTGATGTGGCGAAAGATTGTGACAACTTGTTAA